In Anomaloglossus baeobatrachus isolate aAnoBae1 chromosome 3, aAnoBae1.hap1, whole genome shotgun sequence, one genomic interval encodes:
- the GPR171 gene encoding G-protein coupled receptor 171 isoform X1, translated as METEDNGEDAYIGVIPGYLTASKKFYFTMADTNNSTFTCEVNRDLEPFTYFYWLIFLVGFFGSCFALWAFTWKDNNQKCLSVYLINLLIADFLLTLALPFKIVVDMGQASWKLKIFHCQVSACIIYINMYISIIFLGFVSMDRCLQTIQSSKLYQIQKRGFARMLSIVVWALVLSIMLPNMMITIKDIPERDIVGCIDFKTVIGRNWHVLTNFISIAIFFNCSAVILISNCITIKKLYTNEDCAEAKNIKTALVKIFLVTAGYVICFLPYHIVRIPYTLSQNDVITDCRLKQLLFYAKESTLLLSVSNLCFDPIVYYHFSNNFKSKISKTFSLKRQERIVVEGDNAVERAGYKKSILIKR; from the exons atggaaacagaagacaatggagaagatgcatacattg GAGTTATTCCAGGCTATCTCACAGCTTCTAAGAAGTTCTATTTCACAATGGCGGACACCAACAACAGTACTTTTACTTGTGAAGTGAACAGAGATTTGGAACCATTCACGTATTTTTATTGGCTGATATTTTTGGTTGGATTTTTTGGAAGCTGCTTTGCATTATGGGCATTCACATGGAAAGATAACAATCAGAAATGTTTGAGCGTGTACCTCATTAACCTTTTAATAGCTGATTTTCTGCTGACGTTGGCTTTACCATTTAAAATAGTGGTAGACATGGGGCAAGCATCTTGGAAGTTGAAGATCTTCCATTGTCAGGTATCAGCTTGTATAATTTACATCaacatgtatatttccattatATTTTTGGGATTCGTCAGTATGGACCGCTGTCTTCAGACCATACAGAGCTCTAAATTGTACCAAATACAGAAACGAGGATTTGCAAGAATGTTGTCAATAGTGGTCTGGGCTCTTGTCCTGTCCATAATGTTACCAAACATGATGATTACCATAAAGGATATCCCAGAGCGGGACATTGTTGGCTGCATTGACTTTAAGACAGTCATTGGAAGAAACTGGCATGTACTCACCAACTTCATCAGCATCGCTATATTTTTTAACTGTTCTGCAGTCATTTTGATATCGAATTGCATCACTATTAAGAAACTTTACACCAATGAGGACTGTGCAGAAGCTAAAAACATCAAAACAGCATTGGTAAAGATCTTTCTGGTGACAGCAGGATACGTCATATGTTTCCTTCCTTACCACATTGTCCGGATCCCATACACCCTGAGCCAAAATGATGTGATCACAGACTGCCGCCTTAAACAACTGCTCTTCTATGCAAAGGAGTCAACGCTTTTACTCTCGGTATCCAATCTTTGCTTTGACCCGATTGTGTATTATCACTTTTCAAACAACTTCAAGTCTAAAATAAGCAAAACATTCTCCTTAAAGAGACAGGAAAGAATCGTGGTTGAAGGAGACAATGCTGTCGAGCGAGCAGGATACAAAAAAAGTATTTTAATAAAACGCTAA
- the GPR171 gene encoding G-protein coupled receptor 171 isoform X2, whose amino-acid sequence MADTNNSTFTCEVNRDLEPFTYFYWLIFLVGFFGSCFALWAFTWKDNNQKCLSVYLINLLIADFLLTLALPFKIVVDMGQASWKLKIFHCQVSACIIYINMYISIIFLGFVSMDRCLQTIQSSKLYQIQKRGFARMLSIVVWALVLSIMLPNMMITIKDIPERDIVGCIDFKTVIGRNWHVLTNFISIAIFFNCSAVILISNCITIKKLYTNEDCAEAKNIKTALVKIFLVTAGYVICFLPYHIVRIPYTLSQNDVITDCRLKQLLFYAKESTLLLSVSNLCFDPIVYYHFSNNFKSKISKTFSLKRQERIVVEGDNAVERAGYKKSILIKR is encoded by the coding sequence ATGGCGGACACCAACAACAGTACTTTTACTTGTGAAGTGAACAGAGATTTGGAACCATTCACGTATTTTTATTGGCTGATATTTTTGGTTGGATTTTTTGGAAGCTGCTTTGCATTATGGGCATTCACATGGAAAGATAACAATCAGAAATGTTTGAGCGTGTACCTCATTAACCTTTTAATAGCTGATTTTCTGCTGACGTTGGCTTTACCATTTAAAATAGTGGTAGACATGGGGCAAGCATCTTGGAAGTTGAAGATCTTCCATTGTCAGGTATCAGCTTGTATAATTTACATCaacatgtatatttccattatATTTTTGGGATTCGTCAGTATGGACCGCTGTCTTCAGACCATACAGAGCTCTAAATTGTACCAAATACAGAAACGAGGATTTGCAAGAATGTTGTCAATAGTGGTCTGGGCTCTTGTCCTGTCCATAATGTTACCAAACATGATGATTACCATAAAGGATATCCCAGAGCGGGACATTGTTGGCTGCATTGACTTTAAGACAGTCATTGGAAGAAACTGGCATGTACTCACCAACTTCATCAGCATCGCTATATTTTTTAACTGTTCTGCAGTCATTTTGATATCGAATTGCATCACTATTAAGAAACTTTACACCAATGAGGACTGTGCAGAAGCTAAAAACATCAAAACAGCATTGGTAAAGATCTTTCTGGTGACAGCAGGATACGTCATATGTTTCCTTCCTTACCACATTGTCCGGATCCCATACACCCTGAGCCAAAATGATGTGATCACAGACTGCCGCCTTAAACAACTGCTCTTCTATGCAAAGGAGTCAACGCTTTTACTCTCGGTATCCAATCTTTGCTTTGACCCGATTGTGTATTATCACTTTTCAAACAACTTCAAGTCTAAAATAAGCAAAACATTCTCCTTAAAGAGACAGGAAAGAATCGTGGTTGAAGGAGACAATGCTGTCGAGCGAGCAGGATACAAAAAAAGTATTTTAATAAAACGCTAA